The following are from one region of the Nicotiana tomentosiformis chromosome 7, ASM39032v3, whole genome shotgun sequence genome:
- the LOC138895863 gene encoding uncharacterized protein, producing the protein MDHFLAAETRAALAAEFECLKQGSKSVWEYHMEFVRLSKYVILMLTTMEARVRRFMQGLSPLVINEAATAALNSDMNYGKMVSFAQATQNHKLKNRMEREGNSKARSADNFGE; encoded by the coding sequence atggaccatttcttggcggccgagactagggcagcccttgccgcagagtttgagtgccttaagcaaggaagtaagagtgtgtgggagtatcacatggagttcgtgcgTCTATCTAAATATGTCATTCTCATGTTGAcgactatggaggctagagtgcgccggtttatgcagggccttagtcccttggttatcaatgaggccgctacagctgccttgaattcagatatgaactatgggaagatggtatcatttgctcaagctacacaGAACCATAAGTTgaagaacagaatggagcgagagggtaacagcaaggcccggtccgcggacAACTTTGGGGAGTAA
- the LOC138895864 gene encoding uncharacterized protein: MEFGIESEQLPELFSVSTPVSESIVAARVYRGCVVMVHDRDTMDDLIELGMVDFVVIMGMDWLYSCFAKLDYRTRIVRFEFPNEPVVEWKGDNVMPKGRFISYLKAMKMINKGCIYHLVRVTDTCAEAPTLESVPVVNEFLGVFPDELPGIPPDREINFGIDVMLDMHPIFIPPYGMASVELKELKEQLMDFLQNGFIRPSVSPWGH; the protein is encoded by the coding sequence atggaatttgggatagaatcggAACAGCTTCCTGAgctgttctctgtatctactccggttagcgagtctattgtggccgcacgggtttataggggttgtgttgtcatgGTGCATGATCGGGACACCATGgatgatctcattgaattggggatggtcgattttgttgtaattatgggaatggattggctttattcatgctttGCCAAGCTCGATTACCGAACTAGAattgtgaggtttgaatttccaaacgaGCCAGTTGTagaatggaagggggataatgtgatgccaaaaggtaggtttatttcttaccttaaggctatgaaaatgatcaacaagggatgtatttaccatttggtacGGGTTACGGACACCTGTGCTGAGGcgcctacacttgagtctgtgcctgttgtgaatgaatttttgggagtctttcctgatgaactccctgggatcccaccggatagggagattaattttgggattgatgtgatgctagaCATGCACCCTATATTTATTCCACCCTATGGGATGGCATCagtagaattgaaggagctaaaggaacaattgatgGATTTTTTACAGAacggtttcatccgaccgagtgtgtcaccatggggtcactga
- the LOC104106186 gene encoding uncharacterized protein has protein sequence MANNSENKSDNDDVHGQLVEQGSGLLEEVRALKQQLAEIPSINLPTIPSTSIPRPPIAPLRNDPPIIPSVHTFTVPQPALAQKSDNDPQLDAHDAQHYSPELTLKVPDSYKHTPHNVFLIEIAKPEKNMEQEEMTIKMKSLEQTMRNIQGLGGHKSVSFNDLCMFPHVHLPPGFKTPKFDKYNGHGDLVAHLKRYCNQLRGAGGKEELLMAYFGESLTGIASEWFIDQDISHWHVWNDMAQDFVQQFQYNSDIDPDYLHYMLAAIGKPFAEAIKIGETVENGMKLGKIVSQAALKATTQAIQSGSGNFGNRKKKEEGSMMESGFGGVQRGIAPSYVQFQQEQSNSPQHYYPPQGPRYSVPLQQYTMFNAQAYARPPNHQQWRAPIPQGSHQLQPNFQAPYNPRPLEEYVREHEPKKEFTPIGESTKNCWTLKKAIENLIEAKAIVVTNNEDTPNITNNPLPTHDNTYFIGIFCDDWDYKQSGKTEMVVRTIGPEPKGIVNPPQLAPLMVKGASSSLNLARSETMILYVPGSTKKVEVQLDGPKLYIPGGIQKIIPNNGLKNIIDPIMIRPVAQLLVTNTKAIPWNYNKTIMTYKGKEIVEETGEMGDLTCSGRCYSPEELRKAKQDRESHLPVHHFVEGFSFIAAPLTRLTQKGAPFRWSDECEESFQKLKTILTTTLLLVIAYASSQLKPHEKNYPVHNLALAAIVHALKIWRHYLNGMSCEMQDRTFVPNVDGLRELILEKAHSSRYSIHPGAAKMF, from the exons atggcaaacaacagtgagaataagtcagataatgatgatgtccatggacaATTGGTTGAACAAGGTTCAGGACTGCTTGAAGAAGTAAGAGCGTTGAAGCaacaattggcagagat TCCGAGCAttaaccttcccactatccccagtacctccattccacGTCCTCCAATCGCACCCCTCAGAAATGACCCACCTATTATACCCAGTGTCCATACTTTCACTGTCCCTCAACCGGCTCTTGCACAAAAGTCAGATAATGATCCACAACTGgatgctcatgatgcccaacattactctccAGAACTAACTTTAAAGGTTCCAGATTCATACAAGCATACTCCTCATAACGTGTTCCTAATTGAGATCGCTAAGCCCGAAAAAAATATGGAACAAGAGGAAATGACCATAAAAATGAAGAGCTTGGaacaaaccatgagaaacatacagggtttggggggacacaagagtgtttcgtttaacgatctatgcatgtttccccatgttcatttgccacccggcttcaagacccccaagtttgacaagtatAATGGGCATGGTGATCTCGttgcccatttgaagaggtattgtaaccaattaaggggagcgggaggcaaagaagaattgctcatggcttattttggggaaagtttgacaggaattGCGTCAGAGTGGTTTATAGATCAAGACATCTCTCACTGGCACGTTTGgaatgacatggctcaagattttgtccaacagtttcagtacaatagtgatata gatcctgattacctccattacatgttgGCCGCCATTGGTAAACCTTTCGCTGAGGCGATTAAGATTGGTGAAACagttgagaatggcatgaagTTAGGCAAAATTGTTAGTCAGGCAGCCCTTAAGGcaaccacacaagcaattcaaagcgGGTCAGGCAATTTCGGAAATCGGAAAAAGAAGGAGGAAGGATCCATGATGGAATCTGGGTTcgggggagttcaaagaggaatagCTCCTTCTTACGTGCAATTCCAACAAGAACAATCCAATTCTCCTCAACATTATTATCCGCCTCAAGGTCCCCGATACTCAGTTCCCCTGCAACAGTACACAATGTTTAATGCTCAGGCTTATGCTAGGCCTCCCAATCACCAACAATGGCGGGCACCAATTCCACAAGGTTCCCATCAACTCCAGCCGAATTTTCAGGCACCATATAATCCTCGTCCCCTAGAAGAATATGTGAGAGAACATgagccaaagaaagagttcaccccaattggagaatc TACCAAAAATTGTTGGACATTAAAGAAAGCCATTGAAAATCTgattgaagcaaaggcaattgtggtaacaaacaatgaggatactcctaatatcacaaacaatcctctcccaactcatgataatacatattttattgGGATTTTTTGTGATGATTGGGATTATAAGCAGTCTGGCAAGACAGAGATGGTTGTTAGAACCATAGGGCCAGAACCAAAAGGGATAGTGAACCCGCCGCAATTGGCACCGTTGATGGTGAAAGGTGCGAGTTCTAGTTTGAACTTGGCACGTTCTGAAACAATGATTCTCTATGTTCCTGGAAGCACAAAAAAGGTTGAGGTTCAATTGGATGGGCCAAAGCTTTACATCCCCGGGGGCATTCAAAAGATCATTCCGAATAATGGTTTGAAGAATATAATAGACCCAATCATGATCCGACCTGTTGCCCAACTCCTAGTGACAAACACAAAAGCTATTCCCTGGAATTATAACAAGACTATCATGACAtacaaaggaaaagagatagttgAAGAAACAGGTGAAATGGGGGACTTGACCTGCTCTGGAAGGTGTTATTCACcagaggaattgagaaaagctaaGCAAGACAGGGAAAGTCACTTGCCAGTTCAtcatttcgtagagggtttctcatttattgctgcacctttgaccagattgacccaaaaaggtgctccattcaggtggtctgacgagtgtgaggagagctttcagaagctcaagactatcTTGACTACAACTCTacttcta gtgattgcttatgcttcaagtcagttgaagccccatgagaagaactaccctgttcataaTCTAgcgttggcagctattgttcacgcattgaagatttggaggcattatctcaacggcatgtcttgtgag ATGCAAGACCGGACatttgtgcccaatgtggatgggttacgtgagttgattcttgagaaggcccacagttcacggtactccattcatccgggtgctgctaagatgttttag
- the LOC138895865 gene encoding tropomyosin-2-like — protein MDDVPELKRPTKRTHVQAFDDKIQERLAWGERENGYKTTIHALEERLRNLNFEKDLQEQEAEGEKKSLICKNKALRAQLQQMKKASKVPVRSWKYQRTIANLMEKVQDYDSLLAKTEKALDKAKEKIVQLNEKAESSKDRQVTKFEEERAQFEREKAHWVRSEAQLHAQLEEMRRYNREY, from the coding sequence ATGGATGATGTGCCCGAGCTCAAAAGGCCCACAAAAAGGACGCATGTTCAAGCCTTTGATGATAAAATCCAAGAACGGTTGGCCTGGGGTGAACGGGAAAATGGATACAAAACAACTATTCATGCCTTAGAAGAAAGGCTGAGAAACCTCAATTTTGAGAAAGACTTGCAAGAACAAGAAgccgaaggggaaaagaagagtctGATCTGCAAAAATAAAGCCCTTCGTGCTCAACTTCAACAGATGAAGAAAGCCTCTAAAGTGCCAGTGAGAAGTTGGAAATACCAGAGAACCATTGCCAATCTGATGGAAAAGGTGCAAGATTATGATTCCCTCTTGGCAAAGACTGAAAAGGCGTTGGACAAAGCCAAGGAAAAGATCGTACAGCTAAATGAGAAGGCTGAATCAAGTAAGGATCGCCAAGTAACAAAATTTGAAGAAGAGAGGGCTCAATTCGAGAGAGAGAAGGCCCATTGGGTACGTTCAGAAGCTCAGCTCCACGCACAATTGGAAGAAATGAGAAGGTATAATAGAGAATACTAG